A window of the Barnesiella propionica genome harbors these coding sequences:
- the ileS gene encoding isoleucine--tRNA ligase: MSKKFAEYSRFDLSEINKEVLKEWDDNDVFHQSLTTREGHPSFVFYEGPPSANGMPGIHHVMARSIKDIFCRYKTMKGFHVKRKAGWDTHGLPVELGVEKALGITKEDIGKSISVAEYNAACRKDVMKYTKEWEDLTHRMGYWVDTENPYITYDNRYIETLWWLLKQLYNKGFLYKGYTIQPYSPAAGTGLSTHELNQPGCYRDVKDTTCVAQFRIKSPTKEMAAFGTPYFLAWTTTPWTLPSNTALCVGPNIDYNLVQSYNPYTGEPISVIVAKALLNTLFNIKAADIELEEYKPGDKLIPYRVIAEYKGSELAGMEYEQLLPWVNPGEGAFRVITGDFVTTEDGTGIVHIAPTFGADDDRVAKANGVPPLMMTDKDGNKRPMVDMNGKFYLLEDLDPGFVKDSVNTELYKEYAGRYVKNAYDSSLTAEDTTLDIDISVMLKQNNKVFRIEKHVHNYPHCWRTDKPVLYYPLDSWFIRTTACRERMMELNNTINWKPQSTGTGRFGKWLENLQDWNLSRSRYWGTPLPIWRTEDGSEELCIGSVEELYNEIEKSVAAGCMSENPYKIRGFVPGEYSAENYDKIDLHRPYVDDITLVSVSGKPMKRESDLIDVWFDSGAMPYAQIHYPFENKELFDRREVYPADFIAEGVDQTRGWFFTLHAIASMVFDSVAYKAVVSNGLVLDKNGNKMSKRLGNAVDPFGAIEKYGSDPLRWYMITNSSPWDNLKFDLEGVEEVRRKFFGTLYNTYSFFALYANVDGFSYKEPEIPEENRPEIDRWIISLLNTLVKEVDEHYSAYEPTRAGRAISDFVNDNLSNWYVRLNRKRFWGGSMDVDKLSAYQTLYTCLETVSKLMAPIAPFFADRLYRDLTAVTGRDTGSVHLSNYPVPEYGYIDKGLEERMKIAQDITSMVLALRRKVNIKVRQPLTTLMIPVLDAEQKESIEAVQSLILSEVNVKELKFVDNTAGILVKRVKPDFKKLGPRYGKIMKQLAAAISNMTQEEILTFEQNGKFIFVIEGQEAVIEAGDVEVISEDIPGWLVANEGRLTVALDITVTDELKREGIARELVNRIQNIRKTNGFDITDKIEVSLESNAETDVAVEEYKDYIARQVLADKVTVASGVLEGEGTTELDFDTFKLNVKIIKSGR, encoded by the coding sequence ATGAGTAAGAAATTTGCCGAATATTCTCGTTTCGACCTTTCTGAAATAAATAAAGAGGTCTTGAAAGAATGGGACGACAACGACGTCTTTCACCAGAGTTTAACGACACGCGAAGGTCATCCCTCGTTCGTTTTTTACGAAGGACCGCCTTCTGCCAACGGTATGCCGGGGATTCATCATGTAATGGCCCGCTCTATTAAAGATATTTTCTGCCGTTATAAAACGATGAAAGGGTTCCATGTGAAGCGTAAGGCAGGCTGGGATACGCACGGATTGCCTGTGGAACTGGGAGTTGAAAAAGCTTTGGGTATCACGAAAGAAGATATAGGAAAATCTATTTCGGTTGCCGAATATAATGCAGCATGCCGTAAGGACGTGATGAAATATACCAAAGAGTGGGAAGACCTGACACACCGCATGGGATATTGGGTAGATACGGAGAATCCTTATATTACCTATGACAATCGTTATATTGAAACGTTGTGGTGGCTGTTGAAGCAGCTTTATAATAAAGGTTTTCTTTATAAAGGATATACGATCCAGCCTTATTCCCCTGCGGCCGGTACTGGTTTAAGCACGCATGAACTTAATCAGCCGGGATGTTACCGCGATGTAAAGGACACTACTTGTGTAGCGCAGTTTCGTATTAAAAGCCCGACAAAAGAAATGGCGGCTTTCGGTACTCCTTATTTCCTGGCGTGGACGACTACTCCGTGGACATTGCCTTCCAATACAGCGTTGTGTGTAGGGCCGAATATAGATTATAATCTGGTACAGAGCTATAATCCGTACACGGGTGAACCTATCAGCGTAATCGTAGCTAAAGCTTTGCTCAATACATTGTTCAATATAAAAGCAGCTGATATCGAGCTGGAAGAGTATAAGCCGGGAGATAAGCTCATCCCTTACCGGGTTATAGCCGAATATAAAGGTTCCGAATTGGCAGGAATGGAATATGAACAGTTGCTTCCCTGGGTAAATCCGGGAGAAGGAGCGTTCCGGGTAATTACCGGAGACTTTGTAACGACCGAGGATGGTACGGGTATCGTACATATAGCGCCTACTTTTGGTGCCGATGACGACCGCGTAGCTAAAGCGAACGGAGTTCCGCCCCTGATGATGACAGATAAGGACGGAAATAAACGCCCGATGGTCGATATGAACGGTAAATTTTATTTACTGGAAGATCTTGATCCCGGTTTTGTAAAAGATAGTGTAAATACGGAACTGTATAAGGAATATGCCGGACGGTACGTGAAAAATGCTTATGACAGCAGTTTAACGGCCGAAGATACTACTTTGGATATTGATATCAGTGTAATGCTGAAACAAAATAACAAAGTATTCAGGATAGAAAAACATGTGCACAATTATCCTCATTGCTGGCGTACCGATAAGCCTGTATTGTATTATCCTTTGGATAGCTGGTTCATACGTACTACGGCTTGCCGGGAACGTATGATGGAACTGAATAATACCATTAACTGGAAACCGCAGTCCACAGGAACAGGGCGCTTTGGAAAATGGCTGGAGAATCTCCAGGACTGGAATCTGTCGAGAAGTCGCTATTGGGGAACTCCGCTTCCTATATGGCGTACCGAGGACGGCAGTGAAGAATTATGCATCGGTTCCGTAGAAGAGCTTTACAATGAGATAGAAAAGTCGGTGGCAGCAGGTTGTATGTCTGAGAATCCGTATAAAATCCGGGGTTTCGTTCCCGGTGAATATTCGGCTGAAAACTATGATAAGATAGATCTTCACCGTCCGTATGTCGATGATATTACGCTGGTATCCGTTTCGGGAAAACCAATGAAGCGGGAGAGCGATTTGATAGATGTGTGGTTCGATTCGGGTGCAATGCCCTATGCACAGATACATTATCCTTTCGAAAACAAAGAATTGTTTGATAGAAGAGAAGTCTATCCTGCAGACTTTATTGCCGAAGGAGTGGACCAGACACGCGGATGGTTCTTTACTTTGCATGCCATCGCATCCATGGTGTTTGATAGCGTAGCTTATAAGGCTGTGGTATCTAACGGATTGGTGCTGGATAAGAACGGTAATAAAATGTCTAAACGTCTCGGCAATGCCGTAGATCCGTTCGGGGCCATAGAAAAATACGGTTCCGATCCGTTGCGCTGGTATATGATAACTAATTCTTCTCCCTGGGATAACCTAAAATTTGATCTGGAAGGGGTGGAAGAAGTCCGCCGTAAATTTTTCGGAACACTATATAATACTTATTCATTCTTTGCATTATATGCCAATGTAGACGGATTTTCTTATAAAGAACCCGAGATACCGGAAGAAAACCGTCCCGAAATAGACCGTTGGATCATTTCCCTTCTGAATACACTGGTGAAGGAAGTGGATGAACATTATTCCGCTTATGAACCGACACGTGCCGGACGGGCAATTTCCGATTTTGTGAATGATAACCTGAGTAACTGGTATGTACGTTTAAACCGCAAACGTTTCTGGGGAGGAAGTATGGATGTTGATAAGCTTTCTGCCTATCAAACTTTATACACTTGTTTGGAAACTGTGTCAAAACTGATGGCTCCTATAGCTCCGTTCTTTGCAGACCGTTTGTATAGAGACCTTACAGCCGTTACCGGACGCGATACGGGATCGGTGCATTTGAGTAATTATCCTGTTCCGGAGTATGGCTATATAGACAAAGGCCTTGAAGAGCGTATGAAAATCGCTCAGGATATTACTTCCATGGTACTGGCTTTGCGGCGTAAGGTTAATATAAAGGTTCGGCAACCGCTTACCACTTTAATGATACCCGTACTGGATGCGGAACAGAAAGAAAGCATCGAGGCCGTGCAATCATTGATATTAAGTGAGGTGAATGTGAAAGAACTTAAATTCGTAGATAATACCGCAGGAATATTGGTGAAACGTGTAAAACCCGACTTCAAGAAACTGGGACCGCGTTACGGTAAAATCATGAAACAGTTGGCTGCTGCTATTTCGAACATGACGCAGGAGGAAATTCTGACTTTTGAACAGAACGGGAAATTTATTTTTGTCATAGAGGGGCAAGAAGCTGTTATCGAGGCAGGAGACGTAGAAGTAATATCCGAAGATATTCCCGGATGGCTGGTGGCTAATGAAGGCCGCTTGACTGTAGCACTGGATATAACTGTGACCGACGAACTTAAAAGAGAAGGAATAGCTCGTGAACTGGTGAACCGGATTCAAAACATACGTAAAACCAACGGTTTCGATATTACCGATAAAATAGAAGTTTCTTTGGAATCTAATGCCGAGACGGATGTGGCGGTGGAAGAATATAAAGATTACATTGCCCGTCAGGTATTAGCCGACAAGGTGACGGTGGCATCCGGTGTACTGGAAGGAGAAGGGACTACCGAACTGGATTTCGATACGTTCAAATTGAACGTGAAGATTATTAAATCGGGACGATAA
- a CDS encoding TraR/DksA family transcriptional regulator has translation MSEKTRYSDAELEEFRTIIMEKLEKAYKDYELLKASIMNTDGNDITDTAPTFKVLEEGASTLSKEEAGQLAQRQMKFIQHLQAALVRIENKTYGICRETGKLIPKERLRAVPHATLSIDVKKEGKH, from the coding sequence ATGAGCGAGAAAACACGATATTCAGATGCCGAGTTAGAAGAATTCCGTACAATAATTATGGAAAAGCTGGAAAAAGCATATAAAGATTATGAATTGTTGAAGGCCTCTATAATGAATACCGACGGGAACGATATAACCGATACGGCGCCTACTTTTAAAGTTTTGGAAGAAGGTGCGAGCACACTCTCCAAGGAAGAAGCCGGACAACTGGCCCAAAGACAGATGAAATTTATTCAACATCTCCAGGCGGCTTTGGTGCGCATAGAAAATAAAACGTACGGGATATGCAGGGAGACCGGCAAACTTATTCCGAAAGAACGTCTGCGTGCCGTACCTCATGCCACATTGAGTATTGATGTGAAAAAAGAGGGAAAACATTGA